A part of Arachis hypogaea cultivar Tifrunner chromosome 12, arahy.Tifrunner.gnm2.J5K5, whole genome shotgun sequence genomic DNA contains:
- the LOC112727634 gene encoding carboxyl-terminal-processing peptidase 3, chloroplastic isoform X2 has product MKNLCLNFDCNKHSIPSKPNSVFLVPPPPCRLWFPTWNRNKVNNQKTRKLSVSVSLKEQWLESAAKHAFGFGVSATFFFSIFCDSPSALAESLTVAFPVSRAPEVNAVQRTLVEAWGLIRETFVDPTYNHQDWDLKLQQTMVEMFPLNSADAAYTKIRGMLSTLGDPFTRIISPKEYQGFRIGSDGNLQGVGLFINIEPRTGHLVVLSCIEGSPAARAGIHQGDELVEINGERLDGLVSEAAAQRLRGNAGTTVTVKVKDMMKKSSIREVKLPRENIKLSPISSAIIPHRLPTGQFTKTGYVKLSAFSQTAAEDMKNAIQELENQGVHSYILDLRNNPGGLVKAGLDVAQMWLDGDETLVNTIDRNGNMLPITMVDGHAITHDPLVVIVNEGSASASEILAGALHDNGRAILVGHKTFGKGKIQSVTELHDGSALFVTVAKYLSPALHDIDQVGITPDIQCTTEMLNSAMEASAKNNNSNKKNSVSSLEADSCIMVAEHELDMEESKGTAS; this is encoded by the exons ATGAAGAATCTTTGTCTGAACTTCGATTGCAACAAACATTCAATTCCATCAAAACCTAATTCGGTGTTTTTGGTTCCTCCGCCTCCTTGTAGGTTGTGGTTTCCGACATGGAATAGGAACAAGGTCAACAATCAGAAGACGAGGAAGTTGTCAGTTTCGGTGTCGTTGAAGGAGCAATGGCTTGAATCTGCGGCAAAACACGCTTTTGGATTCGGAGTTTCGGcaactttttttttctctatattcTGTGATTCGCCTTCGGCTCTTGCTGAATCTCTCACCGTTGCTTTTCCCGTTTCACGTGCACCTGAG GTAAATGCAGTTCAGAGAACCCTTGTGGAAGCATGGGGTTTAATTCGCGAAACGTTTGTTGATCCTACATATAATCACCAAG ATTGGGATTTGAAGTTGCAGCAAACCATGGTGGAAATGTTTCCCTTGAACTCAGCTGATGCAGCATACACAAAAATCAGAGGAATGCTTTCTACCCTTGGCGATCCATTCACTCGGATTATCAGTCCAAAG GAATACCAAGGATTTAGAATTGGAAGTGATGGGAACTTACAAGGAGTAGGCCTCTTCATAAATATTGAACCAAGAACTGGACATTTG GTTGTTTTATCCTGCATTGAAGGCAGTCCAGCTGCTCGTGCTGGTATTCATCAAGGGGATGAGTTGGTTGAGATAAATG GGGAGAGGCTTGATGGCCTTGTTAGTGAAGCTGCAGCACAGAGGCTTCGAGGGAATGCTGGAACCACCGTTACAGTAAAG GTGAAAGACATGATGAAAAAATCTTCCATCCGAGAG GTTAAACTTCCGCGCGAGAACATTAAGCTCTCTCCAATATCAAGTGCCATCATCCCTCATAGATTACCAACTGGCCAATTCACAAAAACTGGCTACGTAAAATTGTCCGCATTCTCTCAG ACTGCTGCTGAAGACATGAAGAATGCCATTCAAGAATTGGAAAATCAAGGAGTACACTCATACATACTAGATTTACGAAACAATCCG GGTGGCTTGGTAAAAGCTGGCCTTGATGTTGCCCAGATGTGGTTGGATGGGGACGAGACTCTAGTGAATACCATCGATAGAAATGGGAACATGTTACCGATTACCATGGTCGATGGACATGCTATAACTCATGATCCACTTGTGGTTATT GTCAACGAGGGAAGTGCAAGTGCTAGCGAGATTTTAGCCGGTGCATTACACGATAATGGTCGAGCTATTCTCGTGGGGCACAAAACATTTGGTAAAGGAAAGATTCAG AGCGTCACGGAGCTTCATGACGGATCAGCCCTCTTTGTAACCGTCGCAAAATATCTATCGCCGGCACTTCATGACATAGACCAGGTCGGCATAACGCCGGACATACAATGCACAACAGAGATGCTCAATTCGGCCATGGAAGCTTCGGCGAAAAATAACAATAGTAACAAGAAAAACTCAGTTTCATCCCTTGAAGCAGATTCATGCATTATGGTAGCAGAACATGAATTGGATATGGAGGAGTCAAAAGGAACTGCTTCTTGA
- the LOC112727634 gene encoding carboxyl-terminal-processing peptidase 3, chloroplastic isoform X1: MKNLCLNFDCNKHSIPSKPNSVFLVPPPPCRLWFPTWNRNKVNNQKTRKLSVSVSLKEQWLESAAKHAFGFGVSATFFFSIFCDSPSALAESLTVAFPVSRAPEVNAVQRTLVEAWGLIRETFVDPTYNHQDWDLKLQQTMVEMFPLNSADAAYTKIRGMLSTLGDPFTRIISPKEYQGFRIGSDGNLQGVGLFINIEPRTGHLLKSQVVLSCIEGSPAARAGIHQGDELVEINGERLDGLVSEAAAQRLRGNAGTTVTVKVKDMMKKSSIREVKLPRENIKLSPISSAIIPHRLPTGQFTKTGYVKLSAFSQTAAEDMKNAIQELENQGVHSYILDLRNNPGGLVKAGLDVAQMWLDGDETLVNTIDRNGNMLPITMVDGHAITHDPLVVIVNEGSASASEILAGALHDNGRAILVGHKTFGKGKIQSVTELHDGSALFVTVAKYLSPALHDIDQVGITPDIQCTTEMLNSAMEASAKNNNSNKKNSVSSLEADSCIMVAEHELDMEESKGTAS, encoded by the exons ATGAAGAATCTTTGTCTGAACTTCGATTGCAACAAACATTCAATTCCATCAAAACCTAATTCGGTGTTTTTGGTTCCTCCGCCTCCTTGTAGGTTGTGGTTTCCGACATGGAATAGGAACAAGGTCAACAATCAGAAGACGAGGAAGTTGTCAGTTTCGGTGTCGTTGAAGGAGCAATGGCTTGAATCTGCGGCAAAACACGCTTTTGGATTCGGAGTTTCGGcaactttttttttctctatattcTGTGATTCGCCTTCGGCTCTTGCTGAATCTCTCACCGTTGCTTTTCCCGTTTCACGTGCACCTGAG GTAAATGCAGTTCAGAGAACCCTTGTGGAAGCATGGGGTTTAATTCGCGAAACGTTTGTTGATCCTACATATAATCACCAAG ATTGGGATTTGAAGTTGCAGCAAACCATGGTGGAAATGTTTCCCTTGAACTCAGCTGATGCAGCATACACAAAAATCAGAGGAATGCTTTCTACCCTTGGCGATCCATTCACTCGGATTATCAGTCCAAAG GAATACCAAGGATTTAGAATTGGAAGTGATGGGAACTTACAAGGAGTAGGCCTCTTCATAAATATTGAACCAAGAACTGGACATTTG TTGAAATCACAGGTTGTTTTATCCTGCATTGAAGGCAGTCCAGCTGCTCGTGCTGGTATTCATCAAGGGGATGAGTTGGTTGAGATAAATG GGGAGAGGCTTGATGGCCTTGTTAGTGAAGCTGCAGCACAGAGGCTTCGAGGGAATGCTGGAACCACCGTTACAGTAAAG GTGAAAGACATGATGAAAAAATCTTCCATCCGAGAG GTTAAACTTCCGCGCGAGAACATTAAGCTCTCTCCAATATCAAGTGCCATCATCCCTCATAGATTACCAACTGGCCAATTCACAAAAACTGGCTACGTAAAATTGTCCGCATTCTCTCAG ACTGCTGCTGAAGACATGAAGAATGCCATTCAAGAATTGGAAAATCAAGGAGTACACTCATACATACTAGATTTACGAAACAATCCG GGTGGCTTGGTAAAAGCTGGCCTTGATGTTGCCCAGATGTGGTTGGATGGGGACGAGACTCTAGTGAATACCATCGATAGAAATGGGAACATGTTACCGATTACCATGGTCGATGGACATGCTATAACTCATGATCCACTTGTGGTTATT GTCAACGAGGGAAGTGCAAGTGCTAGCGAGATTTTAGCCGGTGCATTACACGATAATGGTCGAGCTATTCTCGTGGGGCACAAAACATTTGGTAAAGGAAAGATTCAG AGCGTCACGGAGCTTCATGACGGATCAGCCCTCTTTGTAACCGTCGCAAAATATCTATCGCCGGCACTTCATGACATAGACCAGGTCGGCATAACGCCGGACATACAATGCACAACAGAGATGCTCAATTCGGCCATGGAAGCTTCGGCGAAAAATAACAATAGTAACAAGAAAAACTCAGTTTCATCCCTTGAAGCAGATTCATGCATTATGGTAGCAGAACATGAATTGGATATGGAGGAGTCAAAAGGAACTGCTTCTTGA